Sequence from the Rhizobium sp. TH2 genome:
TCTCCATGATGCGTAGAATGTCGAGGCAATAGTCGTCGACCATGCTTTGTGATGGCCCGAGCTGGCTGTCGCCGTAGCCGCGCAGGTCGAGCGCTGCGGCATGCAATCGGGGCGCGACCGCATGAAGCTGGCGCCGCCAGTTGGTCCGGCCACCGCCGATGCCGTGCAGGAAGAGCACGAGCGGCCCGGACTTAGGCGGCGTGGCGGTGATTGCCAGGCGCGGATCGCCGCCGATGAAGACAGTCTCAAGCTCTGCGTCGAAATCGTTGTGAATGGCCGAGGCCTCGCCGGCAGCGGCGCTCGCCGTCAGCTCCGCAAGTACCTCGATCCCCATCTCAAAGATCGCCCTGGTCCCCGCCGCAATCACCCCGGCCCGCTCATCCTCAGCCGTCAACCGCGCTGACCACTCAATCCGGCTACCGCCGTCCTCGCCCGGCACGACCTCCAGCCGCGCCACATAGCTCTCCGCCCCGGCAATCCCTTCCAGATGTGTATAGACCAGCACCCGATCGCTATCCGACCAATAAACCAGCCGCTCACGATAAAGCGTATCGTCACCCTTGGCGGTAAAGGCGCGGATCAGGGCACCGCGCGCATCGCGTTCGGCCCGGATTTCCGCGACGGCCGGATGCCAGGCCCCGCAGAAATCGCCGGCGACGGCCCAGACAACAGCAGGATCTGCCGTCGAATGCCCGCTGACCTGAACCCGCTCCTCCCGCATGTCTCTAGCGCAGCCCCTTCAGCGTTCCCGCATCGCCGCGCCACAGCGAGGAGCGCGCACCGCCCTCGTCTCCTGGCGC
This genomic interval carries:
- a CDS encoding alpha/beta fold hydrolase → MREERVQVSGHSTADPAVVWAVAGDFCGAWHPAVAEIRAERDARGALIRAFTAKGDDTLYRERLVYWSDSDRVLVYTHLEGIAGAESYVARLEVVPGEDGGSRIEWSARLTAEDERAGVIAAGTRAIFEMGIEVLAELTASAAAGEASAIHNDFDAELETVFIGGDPRLAITATPPKSGPLVLFLHGIGGGRTNWRRQLHAVAPRLHAAALDLRGYGDSQLGPSQSMVDDYCLDILRIMENLGASRVVLCGLSYGSWIATSFAMRHPDKLVGLVLSGGCTGMSEAGVEEREAFRRSREVPLNEGKTPADFAPAVVNVLAGPYAGEDVRQKLFDSMAAIPSATYRDALTCFTNPPERFDFSKLIMPVLMMTGEFDRLAPHTEIRGVANRIVEAAPNASVRFEVIAGAGHVCNVERPDAYNAILTEFLSEVIT